In Magnolia sinica isolate HGM2019 chromosome 12, MsV1, whole genome shotgun sequence, a single genomic region encodes these proteins:
- the LOC131221487 gene encoding uncharacterized protein LOC131221487 isoform X1, which produces MPVARGRLLQATSTSLLATKVLKSLMGLCLHAFQCIPAVCEFPTAFQKMHGLCGIIKLGAQEDLALFLSVSSRWRRSRECKCRGP; this is translated from the exons ATGCCAGTGGCCAGAGGGAGGTTACTTCAG GCCACTTCAACATCTTTGTTGGCAACCAAAGTCCTGAAGTCACTGATGGGACTCTGTTTGCATGCTTTTCAGTGTATTCCAGCTGTTTGTGAGTTCCCTACTGCTTTTCAGA AGATGCACGGGTTATGTGGGATCATAAAACTGGGTGCTCAAGAGGATTTGGCTTTGTTTCTTTCTGTAAGCAGCAG ATGGAGGAGGTCAAGAGAATGTAAGTGCCGAGGCCCCTGA
- the LOC131221487 gene encoding oligouridylate-binding protein 1-like isoform X2: MLLRSGNQGKLGICQWPEGGHFNIFVGNQSPEVTDGTLFACFSVYSSCLDARVMWDHKTGCSRGFGFVSFCKQQMEEVKRM, encoded by the exons ATGCTG TTACGCTCAGGCAATCAAGGTAAACTGGGCATATGCCAGTGGCCAGAGGGAG GCCACTTCAACATCTTTGTTGGCAACCAAAGTCCTGAAGTCACTGATGGGACTCTGTTTGCATGCTTTTCAGTGTATTCCAGCTGTTT AGATGCACGGGTTATGTGGGATCATAAAACTGGGTGCTCAAGAGGATTTGGCTTTGTTTCTTTCTGTAAGCAGCAG ATGGAGGAGGTCAAGAGAATGTAA
- the LOC131221486 gene encoding uncharacterized protein LOC131221486 isoform X3: MYYHDLIHFSPVDLPAITSSSLQQNSMHQQSAQHALMSAGAKDADAGQVKAEAQQQQQNSSNDLNMEPATNFGVNKSLMNEFL, encoded by the exons ATGTATTATCATGATTTAATTCATTTTTCACCTGTGGATCTCCCTGCTATCACATCTTCTTCACTACAGCAAAATTCCATGCATCAACAGTCTGCTCAGCATGCATTGATGTCAGCTGGAGCGAAAGATGCAG ATGCTGGCCAGGTGAAAGCAGAAGCCCAACAGCAACAACAAAATTCATCTAATGATTTGAACATGGAACCTGCTACTAATTTTGGAGTAAATAAGAGTCTCATGAATGAG TTCTTATGA
- the LOC131221486 gene encoding uncharacterized protein LOC131221486 isoform X1, with amino-acid sequence MYYHDLIHFSPVDLPAITSSSLQQNSMHQQSAQHALMSAGAKDADAGQVKAEAQQQQQNSSNDLNMEPATNFGVNKSLMNEISTYSVDGLVSISTVNLKLRKQKLHAFLQGRRRR; translated from the exons ATGTATTATCATGATTTAATTCATTTTTCACCTGTGGATCTCCCTGCTATCACATCTTCTTCACTACAGCAAAATTCCATGCATCAACAGTCTGCTCAGCATGCATTGATGTCAGCTGGAGCGAAAGATGCAG ATGCTGGCCAGGTGAAAGCAGAAGCCCAACAGCAACAACAAAATTCATCTAATGATTTGAACATGGAACCTGCTACTAATTTTGGAGTAAATAAGAGTCTCATGAATGAG ATTTCAACATATAGTGTGGATGGTCTTGTTTCGATAAGTACTGTTAACCTAAAGCTACGGAAGCAGAAGCTACACGCTTTCTTGCAAG gaagaagaagaagatga
- the LOC131221486 gene encoding uncharacterized protein LOC131221486 isoform X2 codes for MHQQSAQHALMSAGAKDADAGQVKAEAQQQQQNSSNDLNMEPATNFGVNKSLMNEISTYSVDGLVSISTVNLKLRKQKLHAFLQGRRRR; via the exons ATGCATCAACAGTCTGCTCAGCATGCATTGATGTCAGCTGGAGCGAAAGATGCAG ATGCTGGCCAGGTGAAAGCAGAAGCCCAACAGCAACAACAAAATTCATCTAATGATTTGAACATGGAACCTGCTACTAATTTTGGAGTAAATAAGAGTCTCATGAATGAG ATTTCAACATATAGTGTGGATGGTCTTGTTTCGATAAGTACTGTTAACCTAAAGCTACGGAAGCAGAAGCTACACGCTTTCTTGCAAG gaagaagaagaagatga